From Paracoccus aminovorans, one genomic window encodes:
- the edd gene encoding phosphogluconate dehydratase produces MTLHAIIDRVTDRIRERSLESRGSYLAKIARAAEEGPRRAHLSCGNQAHAYAAMPDKEDLATTRKPNIGIVTAYNDMLSAHQPYERFPDLIRQAAHAAGATAQVAGGVPAMCDGVTQGRPGMELSLFSRDVIALASAVALTHDVFDAALYLGVCDKIVPGLIIAAGTFGHIPAVFVPAGPMPSGLPNDEKSKVRQQFATGEIGREALMAAEMASYHAPGTCTFYGTANTNQMLMEFMGLHLPGSSFVNPNTPLREALTVAAVQRAAAITRLGNDYLPAGEVLDERAFVNGIVGLMATGGSTNLVLHLPAMARAAGVILDLEDFHDLSETVPLMARVYPNGLADVNHFHAAGGLGFMIGQLLEAGLLHPDVKTIAGGGLDQYASEPKLKDGRVEWVEGAHETLNDKILRPAANPFAATGGLKQLSGNLGRGVIKVSAVAPERHVIEAPARVFADQEEVKAAFKRGEFTEDVIVVVRFQGPSANGMPELHSLTPTLAVLQDRGLRVALVTDGRMSGASGKVPAAIHISPEAAKGGPLARLRDGDILRLDAVQGTLACLSEGFESRPAAQHDPSYSAEGLGRELFAAFRAHVGPATEGAAVVV; encoded by the coding sequence TGCACGCCATCATCGACCGGGTGACCGACCGCATCCGCGAACGTTCGCTTGAAAGCCGCGGTTCCTATCTGGCCAAGATCGCCCGCGCCGCCGAGGAAGGCCCGCGGCGCGCGCATCTGTCCTGCGGAAACCAGGCCCATGCCTATGCGGCGATGCCGGATAAGGAAGATCTGGCCACCACGCGCAAGCCGAACATCGGCATCGTCACCGCCTATAACGACATGCTGTCCGCGCACCAGCCCTATGAGCGCTTCCCGGACCTGATCCGGCAGGCGGCCCATGCGGCGGGGGCGACGGCGCAGGTCGCGGGCGGCGTGCCGGCGATGTGCGACGGCGTGACCCAGGGCCGGCCGGGAATGGAGCTTTCGCTGTTTTCGCGCGACGTGATCGCGCTGGCCTCGGCGGTGGCGCTGACCCATGACGTCTTCGACGCGGCGCTGTATCTGGGCGTCTGCGACAAGATCGTGCCGGGGCTGATCATCGCCGCCGGCACTTTCGGTCATATCCCGGCGGTCTTTGTCCCCGCCGGTCCCATGCCCTCGGGCCTGCCGAACGACGAGAAATCCAAGGTCCGCCAGCAATTCGCCACCGGCGAGATCGGGCGCGAGGCGCTGATGGCCGCCGAGATGGCCAGCTATCATGCGCCCGGCACCTGCACCTTCTACGGCACCGCGAACACCAACCAGATGCTGATGGAGTTCATGGGCCTGCACCTGCCCGGGTCCAGTTTCGTCAACCCCAACACGCCGCTGCGCGAGGCGCTGACCGTCGCGGCGGTCCAGCGCGCGGCCGCGATCACCCGGCTCGGAAACGATTATCTGCCGGCCGGCGAGGTGCTGGACGAGCGTGCCTTCGTCAATGGCATCGTCGGGCTGATGGCGACCGGCGGCTCGACCAACCTGGTGCTGCATCTGCCCGCCATGGCGCGCGCGGCCGGGGTGATCCTGGACCTCGAGGACTTCCACGACCTGTCGGAAACCGTGCCGCTGATGGCGCGCGTCTATCCCAACGGCCTGGCCGACGTGAACCATTTCCATGCCGCGGGGGGCCTCGGCTTCATGATCGGGCAGTTGCTGGAGGCCGGGCTGCTGCATCCCGACGTCAAGACCATCGCCGGCGGCGGGCTGGACCAATATGCCAGCGAGCCGAAGCTGAAGGACGGCCGCGTCGAATGGGTCGAGGGCGCGCATGAAACCCTGAACGACAAGATCCTGCGCCCGGCGGCCAATCCCTTCGCCGCGACCGGCGGGCTGAAGCAGCTGTCGGGCAACCTGGGGCGCGGCGTCATCAAGGTCTCGGCCGTGGCGCCGGAACGGCATGTGATCGAGGCCCCTGCCCGGGTGTTCGCGGACCAGGAAGAAGTCAAGGCCGCCTTCAAGCGCGGCGAGTTCACCGAGGACGTGATCGTCGTCGTGCGCTTCCAGGGTCCCAGCGCCAACGGCATGCCCGAATTGCATTCGCTGACCCCGACGCTCGCCGTGCTGCAGGATCGCGGGTTGCGGGTGGCGCTGGTCACCGACGGGCGCATGTCGGGCGCCTCGGGCAAGGTGCCGGCGGCGATCCATATTTCGCCCGAGGCCGCCAAGGGCGGGCCGCTGGCCCGGCTGCGGGACGGCGACATCCTGCGGCTGGATGCCGTGCAGGGAACGCTGGCTTGCCTGAGCGAGGGCTTTGAAAGCCGCCCCGCCGCGCAGCACGACCCGTCCTACAGCGCCGAGGGCCTGGGCCGAGAGCTTTTCGCGGCCTTCCGCGCCCATGTCGGGCCGGCGACCGAAGGCGCCGCCGTGGTGGTCTGA
- a CDS encoding PAS domain-containing protein — MSDVQRLQHDLEFAMRAIRTHRAVLILDLAGRIVAANQPCLRMCGYRRHELIGRPVVILLDPGEKAPARLRQMLEVPGTSEVRIHGLGQVAKSGRRFRVDARICPIRDEEGQVCLNVLFLRESAEEEGPLRPTPPEMLCEAGQVIRLPGRTPERSWAQSRDWTLGNAPGAAVALLRGDR, encoded by the coding sequence ATGTCCGATGTCCAGCGGCTGCAACATGATCTCGAATTCGCCATGCGCGCCATCCGCACGCATCGCGCGGTGCTGATCCTCGACCTGGCCGGGCGGATCGTCGCCGCGAACCAGCCATGCCTGCGCATGTGCGGCTATCGGCGCCACGAACTGATCGGCCGACCGGTCGTCATCCTGCTCGATCCCGGGGAAAAGGCCCCGGCGCGGCTGCGCCAGATGCTTGAGGTTCCAGGCACGAGCGAGGTGCGGATTCACGGACTGGGCCAAGTGGCGAAATCGGGCCGCCGGTTCCGGGTCGATGCCCGCATCTGCCCGATCCGCGACGAAGAGGGGCAGGTCTGCCTGAACGTGCTGTTCCTGCGCGAATCGGCCGAGGAGGAGGGGCCGCTGCGCCCAACGCCGCCGGAGATGCTGTGCGAAGCCGGGCAAGTGATCCGCCTGCCGGGCCGAACTCCCGAACGGTCCTGGGCGCAGTCCCGGGACTGGACGCTCGGCAACGCGCCTGGCGCTGCCGTCGCACTGCTGCGCGGCGACCGCTAG
- a CDS encoding arsenate-mycothiol transferase ArsC — MAGAIPHSVLFCCDHNAIRSPMAEGMMKKFYGRSAYVQSAGVKNDMEIDGFAIAVCDEIGVELARHRSRSFEEMQAWGDDLGSFDLVVALSPASQRQALELTRVAHLDVEYWPIMDPSGLAEGREAKLALYRGVRDQIRNRMIERFGPPTES, encoded by the coding sequence GTGGCCGGAGCGATTCCCCATTCGGTGCTCTTCTGCTGTGATCACAACGCGATCCGTTCGCCCATGGCCGAGGGGATGATGAAGAAGTTCTACGGCCGTTCGGCCTATGTGCAGTCGGCCGGGGTCAAGAACGACATGGAGATCGACGGTTTCGCCATCGCCGTCTGCGACGAGATCGGGGTCGAACTGGCCCGCCACCGCTCGCGTTCCTTCGAGGAAATGCAGGCCTGGGGCGACGACCTGGGCAGTTTCGACCTGGTCGTGGCCCTGTCGCCCGCCAGTCAGAGACAGGCGCTGGAACTGACCCGGGTGGCGCATCTGGACGTCGAATACTGGCCGATCATGGACCCCAGCGGCCTGGCCGAGGGGCGCGAGGCCAAGCTGGCGCTGTACCGCGGCGTGCGCGACCAGATCCGCAACCGGATGATCGAGCGTTTCGGTCCGCCGACCGAGAGCTGA
- a CDS encoding UPF0262 family protein: MSEATTGRLCRIEIDDSALPPPTPEMEQERRVAVFDLLEDNSFVLPGREDAAPPPGPYALALAVREKRLVFDIETETGDKVAEFHLALGPFRQTVKDYFQICASYFDAVKRLPPAQIEAIDMARRGIHNEGARTLQERLEGKAQIDIDTARRLFTLICALIPG; the protein is encoded by the coding sequence ATGAGCGAGGCAACCACCGGCCGGCTGTGCCGGATCGAGATCGACGACAGTGCCCTGCCGCCGCCCACGCCCGAGATGGAGCAGGAGCGCCGCGTCGCCGTCTTCGACCTGCTCGAGGACAACAGCTTCGTCCTGCCCGGCCGCGAGGATGCCGCCCCGCCGCCCGGTCCCTATGCGCTGGCGCTGGCGGTGCGCGAAAAACGGCTGGTCTTCGACATCGAGACCGAGACCGGCGACAAGGTCGCCGAGTTCCATCTGGCGCTGGGTCCGTTCCGGCAGACGGTCAAGGACTATTTCCAGATCTGCGCCAGCTATTTCGACGCGGTGAAGCGCCTGCCGCCGGCGCAGATCGAGGCCATCGACATGGCCCGGCGCGGCATCCACAACGAGGGCGCCCGCACCTTGCAGGAACGGCTGGAGGGCAAGGCCCAGATCGACATCGATACCGCCCGGCGCCTGTTCACCCTGATCTGCGCCTTGATCCCGGGGTGA
- the hisD gene encoding histidinol dehydrogenase: MPIHLSTAQPDFAERFEALLSMKREDAADVNEAVAAIIAEVRARGDAALVELTARFDRLELTPETLAFSKQEIAAETAKVSAEDRAALTMAANRIRAYHARQMPDDLSWTDPEGATLGWRWTPVSAAGLYVPGGQASYPSSVLMNAIPARVAGVERLVICVPTPDGVVNPLVLLAAELAGVDEIYRVGGAQAIAALAYGTGTIRPVDKITGPGNAYVAAAKRHVFGRVGIDMIAGPSEVLIIAEGAQNPEWLALDLLAQAEHDADAQSILITPDAALAQAVVAEVERLLPGLPRAQVAGASWRDYGTVIVTRDLDEAAALSDRLAPEHLELCVDDPEALVQKTRHAGAIFLGGWTPEAVGDYVSGPNHVLPTARSARFSSGLSVLDFLKRSTIARLTPEALAAIGPAAVRLAESEGLGAHGRSVSARLAAVNGERG, translated from the coding sequence ATGCCCATCCATCTTTCGACCGCCCAGCCCGATTTCGCCGAACGCTTCGAGGCGCTTCTTTCCATGAAGCGCGAGGATGCGGCGGATGTGAACGAGGCCGTCGCCGCCATCATCGCCGAGGTGCGGGCGCGGGGCGATGCGGCGCTGGTCGAACTGACCGCGCGTTTCGACCGGCTGGAACTGACGCCCGAAACCCTGGCCTTCTCGAAACAGGAGATCGCGGCCGAAACCGCGAAGGTCTCGGCCGAGGACCGCGCCGCCCTGACCATGGCCGCGAACCGCATCCGCGCCTATCATGCCCGGCAGATGCCCGACGACCTCAGCTGGACCGATCCCGAGGGCGCGACCCTGGGCTGGCGCTGGACGCCGGTTTCGGCCGCCGGTCTTTATGTGCCCGGGGGGCAGGCCAGCTATCCGTCCTCGGTGCTGATGAATGCCATCCCTGCGCGGGTGGCGGGGGTCGAGCGGCTGGTGATCTGCGTGCCGACTCCCGACGGCGTGGTCAATCCGCTGGTGCTGCTGGCGGCCGAACTGGCCGGTGTGGACGAGATCTATCGCGTCGGCGGTGCCCAGGCCATCGCCGCGCTGGCCTATGGCACCGGGACCATCCGCCCCGTGGACAAGATCACCGGCCCGGGCAATGCCTATGTCGCCGCCGCCAAGCGCCATGTCTTCGGCCGGGTCGGCATCGACATGATCGCCGGACCTTCCGAGGTGCTGATCATCGCCGAGGGCGCCCAGAACCCGGAATGGCTGGCGCTGGACCTGCTGGCCCAGGCCGAACATGACGCCGATGCGCAGTCGATTCTGATCACGCCCGACGCCGCTCTGGCGCAGGCGGTCGTGGCCGAGGTCGAGCGGTTGCTGCCCGGCCTGCCGCGCGCCCAGGTGGCCGGAGCCAGTTGGCGCGACTATGGCACCGTGATCGTGACGCGCGACCTCGACGAGGCGGCGGCTCTCTCCGACCGGCTGGCGCCCGAACATCTGGAGCTGTGCGTCGACGACCCCGAGGCGTTGGTGCAGAAGACCCGCCATGCCGGGGCCATCTTCCTGGGCGGCTGGACGCCCGAGGCGGTCGGCGACTATGTCAGCGGTCCGAATCACGTGCTGCCGACGGCGCGCTCGGCGCGGTTCTCGTCGGGTCTGTCGGTGCTGGACTTCCTCAAGCGCAGCACCATCGCCCGGCTGACGCCCGAGGCGCTGGCCGCGATCGGCCCGGCGGCGGTGCGGCTGGCGGAATCGGAAGGACTGGGCGCGCACGGCCGGTCGGTCTCGGCCCGGCTGGCCGCAGTGAACGGAGAGCGGGGATGA
- a CDS encoding DUF2948 family protein, producing the protein MADARFQDADPAPLALFAGDADDLTVIATLTQDAILPVTEIAYDARHRQLALLLNRFRWEDAEAARREGRPYERVRAVLLVQDVQRVRSDGIDRKDKDLILELLTLQWQPGEDGTGQLLLEFAGDGTLAVEAECLNVELRDVTRPYVAPSRRAPQHPGT; encoded by the coding sequence ATGGCTGATGCCCGGTTCCAGGATGCCGATCCCGCGCCGCTGGCGCTGTTCGCCGGCGACGCCGACGATCTGACGGTCATCGCGACCCTGACCCAGGACGCGATCCTGCCGGTCACCGAGATCGCCTACGATGCCCGCCATCGCCAGCTGGCCCTGCTGCTGAACCGCTTCCGCTGGGAGGACGCCGAGGCCGCCCGGCGCGAGGGCCGCCCCTATGAGCGGGTGCGGGCGGTGTTGCTGGTTCAGGACGTGCAGCGGGTGCGCAGCGACGGCATCGACCGCAAGGACAAGGACCTGATCCTGGAACTGCTGACCCTGCAATGGCAGCCGGGCGAGGACGGCACCGGCCAGTTGCTGCTGGAATTCGCCGGCGACGGCACGCTTGCGGTCGAGGCGGAATGCCTGAACGTCGAACTGCGCGATGTGACGCGCCCCTATGTCGCCCCCTCGCGCCGCGCGCCGCAGCATCCCGGGACCTGA
- the murA gene encoding UDP-N-acetylglucosamine 1-carboxyvinyltransferase — translation MDQIIVRGNGPLKGEIPIAGAKNACLTLMPATLLTDQPLTLTNAPRLSDIRTMTALLQSLGAEVASLQDGQVLALSSHDLTSHTADYDIVRKMRASILVLGPMLARDGHAVVSLPGGCAIGARPVDLHLKALEAMGAELDLREGYVHAKAPAGGLKGAVIDFPLVSVGATENALMAATLARGTTVINNAAREPEIVDLAECLRRMGAQIEGEGSSTITVEGVRSLGGATHPVVTDRIELGTYMLAPAICGGEVECLGGRIDLVAAFCEKLDAAGIDVVETDRGLKVSRKNGRVRAVDVVTEPFPGFPTDLQAQMMALLCTAEGSSVLEERIFENRFMHAPELTRMGARIEVHGGHATVHGVEKLRGAPVMATDLRASVSLILAGLAAEGETIVSRVYHLDRGYEKVVRKLRGVGADIERVKEEPADG, via the coding sequence ATGGACCAGATCATTGTAAGGGGCAACGGGCCGCTCAAGGGCGAAATTCCCATCGCCGGCGCCAAGAATGCCTGCCTGACGCTGATGCCCGCGACGCTGCTGACCGACCAGCCGCTGACGCTGACCAACGCACCGCGGCTGTCGGACATCCGCACCATGACCGCGCTGCTGCAATCGCTGGGGGCCGAGGTGGCCAGCCTGCAGGACGGCCAGGTGCTGGCGCTGTCCAGCCACGACCTGACCAGCCATACCGCCGACTACGACATCGTGCGCAAGATGCGGGCTTCGATCCTGGTGCTGGGGCCGATGCTGGCGCGGGACGGCCATGCGGTGGTCTCGCTGCCCGGCGGCTGCGCCATCGGCGCGCGGCCGGTGGATCTGCATCTGAAGGCGCTCGAGGCGATGGGGGCGGAGCTGGACCTGCGCGAGGGCTATGTCCATGCCAAGGCGCCCGCCGGCGGGCTGAAGGGGGCGGTGATCGACTTTCCGCTGGTCTCGGTCGGCGCGACCGAGAACGCGCTGATGGCGGCGACGCTGGCGCGCGGCACCACCGTCATCAACAACGCCGCGCGCGAGCCCGAGATCGTCGACCTTGCCGAATGCCTGCGCCGCATGGGCGCGCAGATCGAGGGCGAGGGCAGTTCGACCATCACCGTCGAGGGCGTGCGCAGCCTGGGCGGCGCCACCCATCCCGTGGTCACCGACCGGATCGAGCTGGGCACCTATATGCTGGCTCCGGCAATCTGCGGCGGCGAGGTCGAATGCCTCGGCGGTCGCATCGATCTGGTCGCCGCCTTCTGCGAAAAGCTGGACGCGGCCGGCATCGACGTGGTCGAGACCGACCGCGGCCTCAAGGTCTCGCGCAAGAACGGCCGGGTGCGCGCCGTCGACGTGGTGACCGAACCCTTCCCCGGCTTCCCGACCGACCTGCAGGCGCAGATGATGGCGCTGCTCTGCACGGCCGAGGGCAGCTCGGTTCTGGAAGAGAGGATTTTCGAGAACCGCTTCATGCACGCCCCCGAACTGACCCGCATGGGCGCCCGGATCGAGGTCCACGGCGGCCATGCCACCGTCCACGGCGTCGAGAAGCTGCGCGGGGCGCCGGTGATGGCGACCGACCTGCGCGCCTCGGTCAGCCTGATCCTGGCCGGGCTCGCGGCCGAGGGTGAGACCATCGTCAGCCGCGTCTATCACCTCGACCGCGGCTATGAGAAGGTCGTGCGCAAGCTGCGCGGCGTCGGCGCGGACATCGAACGTGTCAAGGAGGAGCCCGCGGATGGCTGA
- a CDS encoding LysR substrate-binding domain-containing protein → MAQPPLNALRAFEAVARIGSFRAAADSLFVTQPAVSHQIRHLEEWVGAPLFDRSGRVPVLLPRGASLARDLTMAFDAIDAACRRARPAVSDGALVVAAIPSVAICWLIPRLPRFRVQHPEIQLRVVYAHHGHDIDFATTDLAFTFGDSCPAGEGISSRPFLSGRSVPVASPALVGSAPAEPTSRWLLKVGLLHDSDPTGWRTWLSRAGQAVPDRLPGAIFEDFNLLRAAALAGQGVALCSLAMIKPDLAEGRLVPLSDIFVLEDFDYYLTQSGMVPMDAARRRARQAFLSWIEAEQAADAG, encoded by the coding sequence ATGGCGCAGCCGCCGCTGAATGCCTTGCGCGCCTTCGAAGCCGTGGCCCGGATCGGCAGTTTCCGCGCCGCCGCCGACAGCCTGTTCGTGACCCAGCCCGCCGTCAGCCATCAGATCAGGCATCTGGAGGAATGGGTGGGGGCGCCGCTGTTCGACCGCAGCGGCCGGGTTCCGGTGCTGTTGCCGCGTGGGGCATCGCTGGCCCGCGATCTGACGATGGCCTTCGATGCGATCGACGCCGCCTGCCGGCGGGCGCGCCCGGCGGTCTCGGACGGGGCGCTGGTGGTGGCGGCCATTCCGTCGGTGGCGATCTGCTGGCTGATCCCGCGGCTGCCGCGTTTCCGGGTGCAGCATCCGGAGATCCAGCTGCGCGTGGTCTATGCCCATCATGGCCATGACATCGACTTCGCCACGACCGATCTGGCCTTCACCTTCGGCGATTCCTGTCCCGCGGGCGAGGGCATCTCGTCCCGGCCCTTCCTGTCGGGGCGCAGCGTGCCGGTCGCCAGCCCTGCGCTGGTCGGTTCGGCGCCGGCGGAACCGACATCGCGCTGGCTGCTCAAGGTCGGGCTTTTGCATGACAGCGACCCGACGGGCTGGCGGACCTGGCTGAGCCGGGCCGGGCAGGCGGTGCCGGATCGGCTGCCCGGCGCGATCTTCGAGGATTTCAACCTTTTGCGTGCCGCCGCTCTGGCGGGGCAGGGCGTGGCGTTATGCTCGCTGGCGATGATCAAGCCCGACTTGGCCGAGGGTCGGCTGGTGCCGCTTTCCGACATTTTCGTGCTCGAGGACTTCGACTATTATCTGACGCAGTCCGGCATGGTCCCCATGGATGCGGCCCGGCGCCGGGCGCGGCAGGCCTTCCTGTCCTGGATCGAGGCCGAGCAGGCTGCGGATGCCGGCTGA
- a CDS encoding aminopeptidase P family protein: MTKRERLQDFVGNGEKAKGTFSAGEMQRRLDAIRKHMADNGIDAALFTSYHNINYYADFLYCQFGRRYGFFVDQDHATSISAGIDGGQPWRRTFGGKNLTYTDWQKDNYFHALRQVVGGAKRIGIEFDHVNIDLLTLLKAEFPGVEFVDIAAPAMRLRMIKSGEEIAHITEMARIADLGGAACVEATAVGAPEHEVALHSTATMVREIAKSWPEAELLDTWTWFQSGINTDGAHNPVTSRRIEAGDILSLNCFPMVAGYYVALERTLFAEHASDEHLRLWDFNCQVHDRGKELLVPGAKCSEIAAELNEMYAAENLLQYRSFGYGHSFGVLCHYYGREAGLELREDCDTVLEPGMVVSMEPMITIPEGLPGAGGYREHDILVIEEAGNRNITGFPYGPEHLIVKGKAKAA; encoded by the coding sequence ATGACCAAGCGCGAAAGACTTCAGGACTTCGTCGGCAACGGCGAGAAGGCCAAGGGCACCTTCTCGGCCGGCGAGATGCAGCGCCGGCTGGACGCGATCCGCAAGCACATGGCCGACAACGGCATCGACGCGGCGCTGTTCACGTCCTACCATAACATCAACTATTACGCCGATTTCCTGTATTGCCAGTTCGGGCGGCGCTACGGGTTCTTCGTCGACCAGGACCATGCGACCTCGATCAGCGCCGGCATCGACGGCGGCCAGCCCTGGCGCCGGACCTTCGGCGGCAAGAACCTGACCTATACCGACTGGCAAAAGGACAATTACTTCCACGCCCTGCGCCAGGTGGTCGGCGGCGCCAAGCGCATCGGGATCGAGTTCGACCACGTCAACATCGACCTGCTGACCCTGCTGAAGGCCGAGTTCCCGGGCGTGGAATTCGTCGACATCGCCGCCCCCGCCATGCGCCTTCGGATGATCAAATCCGGCGAGGAAATCGCCCATATCACCGAGATGGCCCGCATCGCCGACCTGGGCGGCGCGGCTTGCGTCGAGGCGACCGCCGTGGGTGCGCCCGAACACGAGGTCGCGCTGCATTCGACCGCCACCATGGTGCGCGAGATCGCGAAATCCTGGCCCGAGGCCGAGCTTCTGGACACCTGGACCTGGTTCCAGTCCGGCATCAACACCGACGGCGCGCACAACCCCGTCACCTCGCGCCGCATCGAGGCCGGCGACATCCTGTCCCTGAACTGCTTCCCGATGGTCGCCGGCTATTACGTCGCGCTGGAACGCACGCTTTTCGCCGAACATGCCAGCGACGAGCATCTCCGCCTGTGGGACTTCAACTGCCAGGTCCACGACCGCGGCAAGGAACTGCTGGTGCCGGGCGCGAAATGCTCCGAGATCGCGGCCGAGCTGAACGAGATGTATGCCGCCGAGAACCTGCTGCAATACCGCAGCTTCGGCTATGGCCACAGCTTCGGCGTGCTCTGCCACTATTACGGCCGCGAGGCCGGGCTGGAACTGCGCGAGGATTGCGACACCGTGCTGGAACCCGGCATGGTCGTCAGCATGGAGCCGATGATCACCATCCCCGAGGGCCTGCCGGGCGCCGGCGGCTATCGCGAACACGATATCCTGGTGATCGAAGAGGCCGGCAACCGCAACATCACCGGTTTCCCCTACGGCCCCGAGCATCTGATCGTGAAGGGCAAGGCCAAGGCCGCCTGA
- a CDS encoding ABC transporter substrate-binding protein, whose product MNKTIILTTAVTLLATTASAAEITVMSWGGTYGQSQVEAYHKPFTAQTGIKVVSLDSDNPAIPLKAQVEAGNVSINVADVEYADAVRLCDEGLLEPIDPSALPPAPDGTPATEDFLPQGLSDCAVGSIVFSTIVAYDRSKFADAKPQTIADFFDTGKFPGKRGIKKVPKAVLEMALMGDGVPADQVYAVLGTPEGVDRAFAKLDSIKKDIVWWESGAQAPQLLADGEVAMTMAYNGRIFGAAVAEGKPFNIVWDGQVYEYNLFVIPKGAKKQEQALEFIKFATDTQRLADQAKWISYGPARKSSAGLVGLYQDGKTEMAPHMPTNPANMTNALGSSYEFWIDHESELAERFGAWLSQG is encoded by the coding sequence ATGAACAAGACCATCATCCTGACCACGGCCGTGACGCTGCTCGCCACCACCGCATCGGCCGCCGAAATCACCGTCATGTCCTGGGGCGGCACCTATGGCCAAAGCCAGGTCGAGGCCTATCACAAGCCCTTTACGGCCCAGACCGGCATCAAGGTCGTCTCTTTGGACAGCGACAACCCCGCCATCCCGCTCAAGGCGCAGGTCGAGGCCGGGAACGTCTCGATCAACGTCGCCGATGTCGAATATGCCGATGCGGTCCGCCTGTGCGACGAGGGACTGCTCGAACCGATCGACCCGTCGGCCCTGCCGCCCGCCCCCGACGGCACCCCGGCCACCGAGGACTTCCTGCCCCAGGGCCTGTCCGACTGCGCCGTCGGCTCGATCGTGTTCTCGACCATCGTGGCCTATGACCGCAGCAAGTTCGCCGACGCCAAGCCGCAGACCATCGCCGATTTCTTCGACACCGGAAAATTCCCCGGCAAGCGCGGCATCAAGAAGGTGCCCAAGGCCGTGCTGGAGATGGCGCTGATGGGCGACGGCGTGCCGGCGGACCAGGTCTATGCGGTGCTGGGCACGCCCGAAGGGGTCGACCGCGCCTTTGCCAAGCTGGACAGCATCAAGAAGGACATCGTCTGGTGGGAATCCGGGGCGCAGGCGCCGCAGCTGCTGGCCGACGGCGAGGTGGCGATGACCATGGCCTATAACGGCCGGATCTTCGGCGCCGCCGTCGCCGAGGGCAAGCCCTTCAACATCGTCTGGGACGGGCAGGTCTATGAATACAACCTGTTCGTGATCCCGAAGGGAGCGAAGAAGCAGGAACAGGCGCTGGAGTTCATCAAGTTCGCCACCGACACCCAGCGGCTTGCGGACCAGGCGAAATGGATCAGCTACGGCCCCGCGCGCAAGTCCTCGGCCGGGCTCGTCGGCCTCTACCAGGACGGCAAGACCGAAATGGCCCCGCATATGCCGACCAACCCCGCCAATATGACCAACGCACTGGGCTCGTCCTACGAGTTCTGGATCGATCACGAATCGGAACTGGCCGAGCGTTTCGGTGCCTGGCTGAGCCAGGGCTAA
- a CDS encoding RidA family protein, protein MSEIKRVETGPRMSQAVVHNGIVYLAGQVGKPGESVTEQTREVLAQVDRLLAECGSDKTRILTAQVWIADMADFAEMNAVWDAWVPAGHTPARATGESKLATPDYKVEVIVVAAQN, encoded by the coding sequence ATGTCCGAGATCAAACGCGTCGAGACCGGCCCCCGCATGAGCCAGGCGGTCGTCCACAACGGCATCGTCTACCTGGCCGGCCAGGTCGGCAAGCCCGGCGAATCGGTGACCGAACAGACCCGCGAGGTGCTGGCCCAAGTCGACCGGCTGCTGGCCGAATGCGGCTCGGACAAGACCCGCATCCTGACGGCCCAGGTCTGGATCGCCGACATGGCCGATTTCGCCGAGATGAATGCCGTCTGGGACGCCTGGGTGCCGGCCGGGCACACACCCGCCCGCGCCACCGGCGAATCCAAGCTGGCGACCCCCGACTACAAGGTCGAGGTCATCGTGGTCGCGGCGCAGAACTGA